A stretch of the Pelodiscus sinensis isolate JC-2024 chromosome 8, ASM4963464v1, whole genome shotgun sequence genome encodes the following:
- the FGFBP3 gene encoding fibroblast growth factor-binding protein 3, which translates to MRVSRALPLSLLLLGCLWGAASGQARGAGEKAERPAPGAQSGQFSTREQHVCSWQRVRGEEATELQLSCQAPGGGGGEGLRCVYRGQPERCAAYSAKSRQYWKQIVGKLRRKRHPCQDSSPLKARLCAKGPPEAHLRPAPPSPAAGGGRAKSRGPEAPTLPQQPGAPGAKAMSSGAHAGVLEKRGKAGKRKGGPGSPLPPEQRPPTAEGSPEPPTELSEDLAETYCAEQWHSLCSFFVNFWNG; encoded by the coding sequence ATGAGGGTCTCCCGAGCCCTTCCACTGAGCCTCCTGCTCCTGGGCTGCCTGTGGGGCGCCGCCAGCGGACAGGCCCGAGGGGCCGGGGAGAAAGCGGAGCGCCCAGCGCCTGGGGCGCAATCCGGGCAGTTCTCCACCCGGGAGCAGCATGTGTGCAGCTGGCAGCGGGTCCGAGGAGAGGAGGCCACCGAGCTGCAGCTGAGCTGCCAGGCGCCTGGAGGGGGCGGCGGCGAGGGGCTCCGGTGCGTGTACCGGGGCCAGCCGGAGCGCTGCGCCGCCTACAGCGCCAAGAGCCGCCAGTACTGGAAGCAGATCGTGGGCAAGCTGCGCCGGAAGCGCCACCCGTGCCAGGACAGCAGCCCGCTCAAAGCCCGGCTCTGCGCCAAGGGCCCGCCCGAGGCGCACCTGCGCCCCGCGCCTCCCAGCCCCGCAGCAGGCGGAGGCAGAGCCAAGAGCCGGGGCCCGGAGGCGCCCACGCTGCCGCAGCAGCCCGGGGCTCCCGGCGCCAAGGCGATGAGCAGCGGGGCTCACGCCGGGGTCCTGGAGAAGCGGGGCAAGGCGGGCAAGAGGAAAGGGGGTCCCGGCTCCCCGCTGCCCCCGGAGCAGCGGCCGCCCACGGCTGAGGGGAGCCCGGAGCCGCCCACGGAGCTGAGCGAGGACCTGGCCGAGACCTATTGCGCGGAGCAGTGGCACTCGCTCTGCAGCTTCTTCGTCAACTTCTGGAACGGCTga